In Salisediminibacterium beveridgei, one DNA window encodes the following:
- a CDS encoding amidase family protein, producing the protein MAFNSDAYLQNQITKQYVEPPHSSEQVDLYGEPFDMDEALMKRITASDIAGLQKMVKEEMATYEDIAKAFYNQVLLHHDSRAVITLNQAVISEARKLDYLERHDPLYGIPVLVKDNIATTEMPTTGGAVYLKDFMPKQDAAIIKRLKAKGALILGKTNLSEWANFMTTKSANGYSAVGGQAKNPYGSFDVGGSSAGSGVAVAKRMSPVAIGTETAGSVIYPASQNGIVGLKPTLTTVPQEGIIPVAKSHDTAGPMANTVRDCYYLLAGMETLDGLLADRRLPLSKYTFGFLEDEALKDVYRGEDEAVLADFRQRMAKTGAGVQGITVAPEAHRLNIVDVLKYEFNEGVKAFFKESSQPATLKDVVAFNLEDEKNRSPHGQDLLVESSTQTFTASEIEEQVAHNQAVAKAALDEAFQHVDVLVTISNYATTLYATSGYPALTLPGYKRETGEPVGITLIGKAKSDMDLLHVGELIEEEVLRFS; encoded by the coding sequence ATGGCATTTAACAGCGATGCATACTTACAGAATCAGATTACAAAGCAATACGTTGAACCCCCGCACTCCAGTGAGCAGGTCGATCTCTACGGGGAACCATTCGACATGGATGAGGCGCTGATGAAGCGGATTACAGCCAGTGATATTGCCGGTCTTCAGAAGATGGTGAAAGAGGAGATGGCGACTTATGAAGACATCGCCAAGGCTTTCTATAACCAGGTGCTGCTTCATCATGACAGTCGCGCCGTCATTACCCTGAATCAGGCGGTGATCAGTGAAGCGAGGAAGCTGGATTATTTGGAGAGACACGATCCGTTATACGGGATCCCGGTGCTGGTGAAGGATAACATCGCCACAACGGAGATGCCGACGACCGGTGGTGCAGTATACCTGAAGGATTTTATGCCGAAACAGGACGCAGCGATCATCAAGCGTTTAAAAGCGAAAGGGGCGCTCATTCTCGGGAAGACGAATCTGTCCGAATGGGCGAACTTCATGACGACGAAAAGTGCCAACGGTTATTCCGCCGTCGGGGGTCAGGCGAAGAATCCGTATGGCTCCTTTGATGTGGGCGGCTCCAGCGCAGGGAGCGGGGTGGCGGTAGCAAAGCGCATGAGCCCTGTGGCGATCGGGACGGAAACCGCCGGTTCGGTGATTTATCCCGCCAGTCAAAACGGCATCGTCGGGCTGAAACCGACGCTCACAACCGTCCCCCAGGAAGGCATCATACCCGTTGCCAAATCCCATGATACCGCAGGTCCGATGGCGAACACCGTCCGGGACTGCTACTATCTGCTGGCGGGCATGGAAACCCTTGACGGGCTGCTTGCGGATCGAAGATTACCCTTGTCGAAGTACACGTTCGGGTTTCTCGAGGACGAGGCGCTGAAAGACGTTTACCGGGGAGAAGATGAAGCGGTATTGGCGGATTTTCGTCAGCGGATGGCGAAAACCGGTGCCGGTGTGCAAGGGATTACCGTCGCACCCGAAGCCCATCGGCTGAATATTGTGGATGTGCTGAAGTATGAGTTCAACGAAGGGGTCAAAGCCTTTTTTAAAGAGAGTTCACAGCCCGCCACGTTGAAAGATGTGGTTGCCTTTAACCTCGAGGATGAAAAGAACCGCTCTCCGCACGGGCAGGATCTGCTCGTCGAGTCGAGTACCCAGACGTTCACCGCATCAGAGATCGAAGAGCAGGTGGCTCATAATCAGGCCGTTGCCAAAGCGGCACTGGACGAGGCCTTCCAGCACGTGGATGTGCTGGTGACGATCAGTAACTACGCGACAACCCTGTACGCCACGTCCGGCTATCCGGCACTGACCTTGCCGGGGTATAAGCGTGAAACCGGTGAACCGGTGGGCATCACCCTGATCGGGAAAGCCAAAAGCGATATGGATTTACTGCATGTCGGAGAGTTAATTGAAGAAGAGGTACTGCGCTTTAGCTAA
- a CDS encoding PD-(D/E)XK nuclease family protein → MGIMAYDIKEIECTIDRISKEVNQEMKCQIDLLINRLKDISCHGLPTPVLSVCGHGSHEVRYTKYLTYYLNHRYLHGFNDRVLKAAFNQEALKAGLAENWSEECEVFAEYPLGIVQGVQSYLDILIKGHDFAICIEQKIFSGESNNNETEFSQLNRYAKAIEQNESLKDVEVVKIYLTPTKKASGSSPDWVSLSHKELTERLIPLLNEKDYSQTAIENLRRLLMDLSMGPYKNKANLFLDLLSRACEIREHDYFIPRATALLKSVEEYNRLFDIVRGGRENE, encoded by the coding sequence ATGGGGATAATGGCTTATGATATAAAAGAGATTGAATGTACGATTGATCGAATTTCGAAAGAAGTGAACCAGGAAATGAAATGTCAAATTGATTTATTGATTAACCGGCTAAAGGATATTTCTTGTCATGGATTACCGACACCAGTATTATCTGTATGCGGACACGGATCTCATGAAGTTCGCTATACAAAATACTTAACGTACTATTTAAATCATCGGTATTTGCATGGTTTTAATGATCGGGTGTTGAAAGCTGCTTTCAACCAGGAAGCGTTAAAAGCAGGGCTCGCTGAGAACTGGTCTGAAGAGTGTGAAGTCTTTGCTGAATACCCGTTGGGAATCGTTCAGGGTGTTCAGAGCTATCTGGACATCCTTATAAAAGGGCACGATTTTGCAATCTGTATTGAACAGAAGATATTCAGTGGTGAAAGTAACAATAATGAAACCGAGTTCAGTCAATTAAATCGATATGCAAAGGCAATTGAACAGAATGAATCATTGAAAGATGTTGAAGTGGTTAAAATATATCTGACCCCAACAAAAAAAGCTTCTGGTTCAAGTCCTGATTGGGTATCCCTATCCCATAAAGAATTAACAGAAAGACTGATCCCTCTTTTAAATGAAAAAGATTATTCTCAAACGGCTATCGAAAATCTGAGACGTTTATTAATGGATTTGAGTATGGGCCCTTATAAAAATAAAGCAAATCTGTTTTTGGATTTGCTTTCTCGTGCTTGTGAGATCAGAGAACATGATTATTTCATCCCTAGAGCAACGGCATTACTGAAGTCAGTGGAGGAATACAATCGTTTATTTGATATTGTGAGAGGTGGCAGAGAGAATGAATGA
- a CDS encoding 3-oxoacyl-ACP reductase, which translates to MKISAQTVLITGASRGLGASIARSFVREGANVIVNYYQSEEKALALVEELGDKAIAIQADVRSEDDVRSMVDQGKAHFDQPITTIVNNALVDFRFDPGEQKPVGELSWSDFQTQLEGSVRGSFHTIQACLADMKEAEFGRIINIGTNLVQNPVVAYHEYTTGKAGLLGLTRNFAKELGADGITVNMISGGLLRETDASAVTTREVFDIIEATTPLQKVTTPDELADVTLFFASEWSRAVTGQNLIVDGGLVMK; encoded by the coding sequence ATGAAAATTTCAGCGCAAACCGTGTTGATTACTGGAGCCAGTCGTGGGTTAGGGGCAAGCATTGCCAGAAGCTTCGTTCGTGAAGGCGCAAATGTCATTGTCAATTATTATCAAAGTGAAGAAAAGGCGCTGGCACTGGTTGAGGAGCTGGGTGATAAGGCCATTGCCATTCAGGCCGATGTCCGCTCGGAAGATGATGTGAGAAGCATGGTGGATCAGGGGAAAGCGCATTTCGATCAGCCGATCACAACGATCGTCAACAACGCCCTCGTGGATTTCCGTTTTGATCCTGGGGAACAAAAGCCGGTGGGAGAGCTGAGCTGGTCCGACTTTCAAACCCAACTGGAAGGCAGTGTGAGGGGGTCATTTCATACGATCCAGGCCTGTCTTGCGGATATGAAAGAAGCGGAATTCGGCCGCATTATTAACATCGGCACGAATCTGGTGCAAAATCCGGTGGTGGCCTACCATGAATATACAACAGGAAAAGCGGGACTACTCGGACTGACGAGAAACTTCGCCAAGGAACTGGGGGCCGACGGTATTACCGTGAATATGATCTCCGGCGGGCTCCTTCGGGAAACCGACGCCAGTGCGGTGACCACAAGGGAGGTCTTTGACATCATCGAGGCCACAACCCCGTTGCAAAAAGTCACGACCCCTGATGAACTGGCGGATGTGACCTTATTCTTTGCCTCCGAATGGTCGAGAGCAGTCACCGGGCAGAATCTGATTGTGGACGGCGGACTTGTCATGAAATAG